The following are encoded together in the Anabrus simplex isolate iqAnaSimp1 chromosome 5, ASM4041472v1, whole genome shotgun sequence genome:
- the LOC136874576 gene encoding facilitated trehalose transporter Tret1-like: MFLSGELTSDSYRQIYWQFLLAIAASLGYLFIGMVRGFSSPAVPSMQSLTPHLVQEEEAISWIVALPALAALFGSLFASPFLQRIGRRKTLMISSPLAVAGWLLIAFAYNSEMLLVGRSLTGFSGGIMIPSAQVYVNECSRPQIRGVLGSLPAVFLSAGIVISYVMGTWVTWQVLAGASAVIPAALFFLLVPLPESPAWLMDRGRVEEADKAIKWLRLQPRNPTDQIPNEQRRTSVFTVLPDQGGHKEGEKSFIEACLRRPVMLPFCMSLFLLAFQQLSGIGAIVAYAVDIFISAGISINENFCAIIVGMVRFVSNIAALFVVDRAGRKPLLQASGLLMALTLAALGAYFYLLQKDQADQLKFLPLLSLILLMVGYSIGYCTLPYLMMGELLPVRQRSFLGSAVGCFNMIALFLVVKSYPNLNAALGKDGTFWFYSAMCSLSCVFVAVMLPETKGKSLEEIEEYFERKYK; this comes from the exons atgtttttgtcCGGTGAACTTACTTCAGACTCGtatcggcagatttattggcag TTTCTGCTGGCAATAGCAGCTTCATTGGGCTACCTGTTCATAGGGATGGTTCGTGGGTTCTCATCTCCAGCAGTCCCCTCTATGCAGAGCCTTACTCCACATCTCGTGCAGGAAGAAGAGGCCATCTCCTGGATAG tcGCCCTTCCAGCTCTGGCAGCTCTCTTTGGTAGTCTGTTTGCCAGCCCATTCCTTCAAAGAATTGGCCGCAGAAAGACCCTCATGATAAGCTCTCCTCTTGCAGTAGCTGGTTGGCTGCTCATAGCCTTCGCTTATAACAGTGAGATGCTATTGGTGGGAAGGAGCTTAACGGGTTTCTCCGGCGGTATCATGATTCCATCTGCTCAGGTTTAC GTTAACGAATGTTCGCGACCTCAAATCCGAGGTGTGCTTGGCTCTCTTCCTGCTGTCTTCTTGTCAGCAGGAATCGTAATAAGCTACGTGATGGGTACCTGGGTAACATGGCAAGTGTTGGCTGGTGCATCGGCAGTCATCCCTGCGGCCCTCTTCTTCTTGTTGGTACCACTACCTGAGTCACCAGCCTGGCTGATGGACAGAGGACGTGTTGAAGAAGCTGACAAAGCAATCAAATGGCTCCGTCTCCAGCCTCGTAATCCAACAGACCAGATCCCCAATGAGCAACGTCGGACGTCTGTTTTCACTGTCCTTCCTGATCAAGGTGGACATAAAGAGGGAGAGAAGTCATTTATAGAAGCATGTCTTCGGCGACCAGTAATGTTGCCATTCTGCATGTCACTCTTCTTATTGGCCTTCCAGCAGCTCAGTGGAATTGGTGCCATTGTTGCTTATGCAGTGGATATATTCATATCAGCTGGAATTTCCATTAATGAAAACTTCTGCGCTATCATAGTAGGGATGGTGCGATTTGTGTCGAATATTGCAGCCTTGTTTGTTGTGGATCGTGCGGGAAGGAAGCCGTTGCTTCAAGCCTCAGGGTTGCTAATGGCACTCACCTTGGCTGCTCTTGGGGCATATTTTTACCTCCTGCAGAAAGACCAAGCAGATCAACTCAAATTCTTGCCATTGCTCAGCCTTATACTCCTCATGGTTGGATACTCCATTGGTTACTGCACGCTCCCTTACCTCATGATGGGAGAATTACTCCCTGTGCGCCAGAGAAGTTTCCTCGGCTCGGCTGTTGGGTGTTTTAATATGATTGCTTTGTTTCTGGTAGTAAAATCCTACCCGAATTTAAATGCGGCTCTTGGCAAAGATGGCACATTCTGGTTTTATTCAGCTATGTGTAGTCTCAGCTGTGTGTTTGTAGCCGTAATGCTCCCAGAAACTAAAGGGAAGTCCTTGGAAGAGATCGAAGAATATTTTGAGAGGAAATACAAATAA